The proteins below are encoded in one region of Corynebacterium felinum:
- a CDS encoding trypsin-like serine protease: MRKVLTTLVTATACTLAGLAPAQAMVGGTEVPDNEEWAKAVVQIDACTGTIIDPHWVLTARHCTEVADTTRSVMTGFNRPFKDHADSRTYKAEKAVYAPYGDIALVYVPDYMELAHYPKIRTADVEFRTKGKIYGWGNGTMNRLKYAEIAAGKYDYSGHIWNKQTLEVQYLGDAVAGRGDSGGSLFINGEVSGVVSHFGFGNRQFIHLAPLNPHLEWINQTIKSVPNGATPPKAKEEAPTLDTAEDHAPSSTDAPVIPPAPEMPEITEVPNTPAPEIPEVKPNTQEKPLENQDPEQTEAQPEPQPEAEPNVKPEATPEADPDKSEERTPQQPEAPTTWWRTLIITVSSIFSALGLGALVAWLSGLR, translated from the coding sequence GTGAGAAAAGTACTCACAACCCTAGTAACTGCCACAGCCTGCACCCTCGCTGGGCTTGCCCCAGCACAGGCCATGGTCGGTGGCACAGAAGTTCCCGACAATGAGGAATGGGCCAAAGCAGTAGTCCAAATCGACGCCTGCACCGGCACAATCATTGACCCCCACTGGGTACTCACCGCACGCCACTGCACGGAAGTGGCCGATACGACCCGATCAGTAATGACCGGATTCAACCGGCCATTTAAAGACCATGCTGATTCTCGCACCTATAAAGCTGAAAAAGCAGTCTACGCCCCCTACGGTGATATTGCCTTGGTGTATGTGCCCGACTACATGGAGCTTGCACACTACCCGAAAATCCGCACCGCCGATGTGGAGTTTAGGACCAAGGGAAAAATCTACGGCTGGGGCAACGGCACCATGAACCGATTGAAGTACGCCGAGATTGCCGCAGGAAAATATGATTACTCCGGCCACATTTGGAATAAGCAAACCCTTGAGGTGCAGTACCTTGGTGATGCAGTTGCTGGCCGTGGCGACTCCGGCGGATCGCTGTTTATTAATGGGGAAGTCTCAGGTGTGGTGTCCCACTTCGGTTTTGGTAACCGCCAATTCATCCACCTAGCACCACTAAACCCCCATTTGGAGTGGATTAACCAAACCATCAAATCAGTGCCCAACGGTGCAACACCACCTAAGGCTAAAGAGGAAGCACCTACTTTAGACACAGCAGAAGACCATGCCCCGTCGAGCACCGATGCACCTGTTATCCCACCGGCACCAGAAATGCCGGAAATAACAGAAGTACCCAATACCCCGGCACCTGAAATTCCAGAGGTTAAGCCAAACACGCAAGAAAAACCACTGGAAAACCAAGACCCAGAACAAACTGAGGCACAGCCTGAGCCACAACCTGAGGCTGAACCCAATGTAAAACCAGAAGCGACTCCTGAGGCCGACCCGGACAAGTCAGAAGAACGCACTCCACAACAGCCGGAAGCTCCCACCACCTGGTGGCGCACGCTGATCATTACAGTCAGCTCCATTTTCTCCGCACTTGGACTCGGCGCACTAGTGGCATGGCTCAGCGGCCTGCGCTAA
- a CDS encoding type II toxin-antitoxin system RelE family toxin, producing the protein MGDKSGLWRWRVGDYRVVASFHEAGVIVNVVDVGHRRDIIPLSEK; encoded by the coding sequence ATCGGAGACAAATCTGGCTTGTGGAGATGGCGAGTGGGGGACTATCGGGTGGTTGCCTCATTCCATGAAGCTGGTGTGATTGTCAATGTTGTTGACGTGGGGCATCGCCGCGACATCATACCTTTAAGTGAAAAATAG
- the relB gene encoding type II toxin-antitoxin system RelB family antitoxin has protein sequence MSGAVISLRVDARQKERLDALALKTGRSGAFYLRKALDAYLDQLEYIYELETEAEAARKGELETISLEDLEDECGLVD, from the coding sequence ATGAGTGGTGCGGTGATTAGCTTGCGTGTGGATGCGCGGCAGAAGGAGCGTCTTGATGCACTTGCATTGAAGACTGGTAGGTCTGGGGCTTTTTATCTTCGAAAAGCTTTGGACGCTTACCTGGACCAGCTTGAGTATATTTATGAACTTGAGACAGAAGCAGAGGCGGCTCGTAAAGGTGAGCTGGAGACAATTTCTCTTGAAGATCTAGAGGATGAGTGTGGTTTGGTCGATTAA
- a CDS encoding amidase family protein, which yields MTSFSTMDATAWAGTDNAEAGVRYCLEKIQQLDPTLRAFERVFADAAIARARELDAMPADMRGRLHGVPIAIKAENDIAGIPTSYGTRANTDPCATDSALVARLRAAGAIIIGTTRMPECGAWPFTESEHSGITRNPLNLQFSPGGSSGGTAAAVAAGMVPVAIGGDGGGSIRIPAACCGLFGIKPQRGRISCDPHPHLWHDLGVTGPLARSARDLALILAVLADDATTMRTGHTENLVVGLSTASGLPGITPPDSHVRAAQTAAQLLGAVTDIQLPTPADAFLPQYFGGISDEFSRFNQPEKLERRTQHLGRIGTIIGQRGITWAKKRGKHYQRVLNDIFTTVDVIITPTIGARPAPAGILTKKNALTAQYAAAPYAAYTSLFNVTGHPAIAVPVGIDTQDKLPVSIHIAGKEHHETQLIELAHIIHQHLHAHQW from the coding sequence ATGACATCTTTTTCCACTATGGACGCCACCGCGTGGGCAGGCACAGACAACGCCGAAGCAGGCGTGCGTTACTGTCTTGAGAAAATCCAGCAACTCGACCCCACACTGCGCGCATTCGAGCGCGTCTTCGCCGACGCCGCCATTGCGCGGGCACGTGAGCTCGACGCCATGCCCGCTGACATGCGCGGGCGACTTCACGGTGTGCCGATCGCGATCAAAGCGGAAAATGATATCGCAGGCATCCCCACCAGCTACGGCACGCGGGCAAACACTGACCCATGTGCGACCGACAGTGCGCTGGTTGCACGGTTGCGCGCGGCGGGGGCGATCATTATCGGCACCACCCGCATGCCGGAATGCGGGGCGTGGCCGTTTACCGAATCGGAACATTCCGGGATTACCCGCAACCCGCTCAACCTGCAGTTTTCGCCCGGCGGTTCGTCGGGCGGGACGGCCGCAGCGGTCGCGGCAGGCATGGTGCCGGTTGCGATCGGCGGGGATGGGGGCGGGTCGATCCGAATCCCCGCCGCCTGCTGCGGGCTGTTCGGGATTAAACCGCAGCGTGGGCGCATTAGCTGCGACCCGCACCCGCACCTGTGGCACGATCTGGGGGTGACAGGTCCGCTTGCCCGCAGCGCGCGCGACCTTGCGCTCATCCTCGCAGTGCTTGCCGACGACGCCACCACCATGCGCACCGGACACACAGAAAACCTCGTGGTTGGTCTTTCAACCGCAAGCGGGCTTCCAGGAATCACCCCACCGGACAGTCACGTACGGGCAGCACAAACCGCAGCCCAACTACTAGGGGCCGTGACAGACATTCAACTTCCCACCCCAGCAGACGCCTTCTTGCCCCAATACTTCGGCGGGATCAGCGACGAATTCAGCCGATTCAACCAGCCTGAAAAACTCGAAAGACGCACCCAGCACCTAGGCCGCATCGGCACGATCATCGGGCAGCGCGGAATCACCTGGGCGAAAAAGCGTGGGAAACACTACCAACGTGTACTCAACGATATTTTCACCACCGTTGACGTCATCATCACACCCACCATTGGGGCACGCCCCGCACCCGCCGGAATCTTGACCAAGAAAAACGCCCTCACCGCCCAATACGCCGCCGCGCCCTATGCCGCCTACACCTCATTATTCAATGTCACAGGCCACCCAGCGATCGCAGTTCCCGTCGGCATCGACACCCAAGACAAGCTGCCGGTCTCCATCCACATCGCAGGAAAAGAACACCACGAAACCCAACTCATTGAACTAGCACACATAATCCACCAGCACCTGCATGCCCACCAATGGTAA
- a CDS encoding solute carrier family 23 protein, with protein sequence MASATVHPVPVRHPVDHVPPAPKLVALGLQHVLAFYAGAVIVPLLIAGSLNLDTETTIHLINADLLTCGIATLIQVVGVGRHVGVRLPIIQGVTTTAVAPIIAIGMGVTDGKGGVESLPTVYGAVIVAGLFTFFATPVFARFLKFFPPVVTGSVLLVMGTSLLVVSANDFTNYASGTPALKDLGYAGGTLLIIVLAQRFFKGFLGTLAVLMGLVVGTVTALILGDASLDAVGEASAVGITTPFYFGVPQFNVAAIFSMVIVMIITMVETTGDVFATGEIVKKRIRRNDIKRALRADGLSTFLGGVMNSFPYTCFAQNVGLVRITNVKSRWVAAAAAGFMIVLGLLPKAGAVVASIPHPVLGGASLAMFATVAWVGLQTIAKADLNDNRNAVIVTTALGLAMLVTFKPSIADALPEWSRIFVSSGMSIGALTAIVLNIVFFHIGRQSGSDVARTAAGGVSLEQINAMGRDEFVATLRPLFNQQTWPLESAWEARPFADVNQLREAIQVAVLTASDERKFALIEDYPDMATLVLADADSAHAISADRGSIGLDELDDVERERILDISAAYRERFGLPFVAYLSTNDTVDSIIESGVRRLSNSDQQEKRVLLTEIVEIANDRFDILLADANPVRSAWDRKFTEVE encoded by the coding sequence ATGGCTTCCGCCACAGTTCATCCAGTCCCGGTCCGACATCCCGTTGATCACGTTCCTCCCGCCCCAAAACTTGTAGCTTTGGGTTTGCAGCATGTGCTCGCGTTTTATGCGGGTGCGGTGATTGTGCCGCTGCTGATTGCGGGTAGTTTGAATCTTGATACTGAAACAACGATTCACCTTATTAATGCTGATCTGCTGACGTGTGGTATTGCGACGTTGATTCAGGTTGTGGGTGTGGGTCGGCATGTTGGTGTGCGTTTGCCGATTATTCAGGGTGTGACTACCACTGCGGTTGCGCCGATTATTGCGATTGGTATGGGGGTTACTGATGGCAAGGGTGGTGTTGAATCGCTGCCGACTGTGTATGGTGCGGTGATTGTTGCTGGTTTGTTTACGTTTTTCGCTACTCCAGTTTTTGCGCGTTTCTTGAAGTTCTTCCCTCCTGTTGTCACTGGTTCGGTGTTGCTGGTGATGGGTACGTCGTTGCTGGTGGTGTCGGCGAATGATTTTACGAATTATGCTTCCGGCACGCCGGCGTTGAAGGATCTTGGCTATGCGGGCGGCACGTTGTTGATTATTGTGTTGGCGCAGCGTTTCTTTAAGGGCTTTTTGGGCACGTTGGCTGTGTTGATGGGCTTGGTTGTGGGCACTGTGACTGCGCTTATTTTAGGCGATGCTTCTTTGGATGCTGTGGGTGAGGCGAGTGCTGTGGGTATTACGACGCCGTTTTATTTTGGTGTTCCGCAGTTTAATGTTGCTGCGATTTTCTCCATGGTTATCGTGATGATTATTACGATGGTGGAGACTACTGGCGATGTGTTTGCTACTGGCGAGATTGTGAAGAAGCGGATTCGTCGTAATGATATTAAGCGTGCTCTTCGCGCGGATGGTTTGTCCACCTTTTTAGGTGGTGTGATGAATTCTTTCCCGTATACGTGTTTTGCGCAGAACGTGGGTTTGGTGCGTATTACGAATGTGAAGTCGCGGTGGGTTGCTGCGGCTGCGGCGGGTTTCATGATTGTGTTGGGTTTGTTGCCTAAAGCTGGTGCTGTGGTGGCGTCGATTCCGCACCCGGTGTTGGGTGGTGCGTCGTTGGCGATGTTTGCCACTGTTGCGTGGGTGGGGTTGCAGACTATTGCGAAGGCTGATTTGAATGACAATCGGAATGCGGTGATTGTCACTACTGCGCTGGGGTTGGCTATGTTGGTCACGTTTAAGCCCTCCATTGCGGATGCGTTGCCTGAGTGGTCGCGTATTTTTGTTTCTTCGGGCATGTCGATTGGTGCGCTGACTGCGATTGTGTTGAATATTGTGTTTTTCCATATTGGTCGTCAGTCTGGTTCTGATGTTGCGCGTACTGCTGCGGGTGGGGTGAGTTTGGAGCAGATTAATGCGATGGGTCGTGATGAGTTTGTGGCGACGTTACGTCCTCTGTTTAATCAGCAGACATGGCCGTTGGAGAGTGCGTGGGAGGCGCGTCCGTTTGCTGATGTCAACCAGTTGCGTGAGGCGATTCAGGTGGCGGTGCTCACGGCGTCGGATGAGCGTAAGTTTGCGTTGATTGAAGATTATCCGGATATGGCAACGCTTGTGCTTGCCGACGCCGATTCCGCCCACGCGATTTCTGCTGATCGCGGCTCGATTGGGCTTGATGAGCTTGACGACGTCGAACGCGAGCGCATCCTGGATATTTCGGCTGCGTACCGTGAGCGTTTTGGCCTGCCGTTTGTGGCGTATTTGTCTACGAATGACACGGTGGATTCTATTATTGAGTCGGGTGTGCGCCGTTTGTCGAATTCGGATCAGCAGGAAAAGCGTGTGTTGCTCACGGAGATCGTGGAGATTGCCAACGATCGTTTCGATATTCTGCTTGCTGATGCCAACCCGGTGCGTTCGGCGTGGGATCGGAAGTTTACTGAGGTGGAGTAG